The Pseudomonas kermanshahensis genome includes a window with the following:
- the tkt gene encoding transketolase, with the protein MPSRRERANAIRALSMDAVQKANSGHPGAPMGMADIAEVLWRDYLKHNPSNPSFADRDRFVLSNGHGSMLIYSLLHLTGYDLSIDDLKAFRQLHSRTPGHPEYGYTPGVETTTGPLGQGLANAVGFALAEKVLGAQFNREGHNIVDHNTYVFLGDGCMMEGISHEVAALAGTLGLGKLIAFYDDNGISIDGEVEGWFTDDTPKRFEAYNWQVIRNVDGHDADEIKTAIETARKSDQPTLICCKTIIGFGSPNKQGKEDCHGAPLGNDEIALARKELNWNHGPFEIPADIYAEWDAKAAGAKAEAEWNQRFDAYAKAYPELAAEFKRRDSGELPADFSEKAQAYINEVAAKGETIASRKASQNALNAFGPLLPEFLGGSADLAGSNLTLWKGCKGVDAHDASGNYVYYGVREFGMTAIMNGVALHGGLVPYGATFLMFMEYARNAVRMSALMKQRVIHVYTHDSIGLGEDGPTHQPIEQLTSLRSTPNLDTWRPADAVESAVSWKNALERKDGPSALIFSRQNLQHQDRNAQQIADISRGGYILKDCAGEPELILIATGSEVGLAVQAFDKLSEQGRKVRVVSMPCTSVFDAQDAGYKQSVLPLEVGARIAIEAAHADFWYKYVGLEGRIIGMTTYGESAPASALFEEFGFTLENILGTAEELLED; encoded by the coding sequence ATGCCCAGCCGTCGTGAACGTGCCAACGCCATTCGTGCCCTCAGCATGGATGCCGTGCAAAAGGCTAACAGCGGCCACCCAGGTGCCCCTATGGGCATGGCGGATATCGCCGAAGTGCTTTGGCGTGACTACCTGAAGCACAACCCGAGCAACCCAAGCTTCGCCGACCGTGACCGCTTCGTGCTGTCCAACGGCCACGGCTCGATGCTGATCTACTCGCTGCTGCACCTGACCGGCTATGACCTGTCGATCGACGACCTCAAGGCCTTCCGCCAGCTGCACAGCCGTACCCCGGGCCACCCGGAATACGGCTACACCCCAGGTGTGGAGACCACCACTGGCCCACTGGGCCAAGGCCTGGCTAACGCCGTGGGCTTCGCCCTGGCGGAAAAAGTCCTGGGCGCACAGTTCAACCGTGAAGGCCACAACATCGTCGACCACAACACCTACGTGTTCCTCGGCGACGGCTGCATGATGGAAGGTATCTCCCACGAAGTCGCCGCTTTGGCCGGCACCCTGGGCCTGGGCAAGCTGATTGCCTTCTATGACGACAACGGCATCTCCATCGACGGCGAAGTCGAAGGCTGGTTCACCGACGACACGCCGAAGCGTTTCGAAGCCTACAACTGGCAGGTGATCCGCAACGTCGACGGCCATGACGCCGACGAGATCAAGACCGCGATCGAGACTGCACGCAAAAGCGATCAGCCGACCCTGATCTGCTGCAAGACCATCATCGGTTTCGGTTCGCCGAACAAGCAGGGCAAGGAAGACTGCCACGGCGCACCGCTGGGCAACGACGAAATCGCCCTGGCCCGTAAAGAGTTGAACTGGAACCACGGCCCGTTCGAAATCCCGGCCGACATCTATGCCGAGTGGGACGCCAAGGCCGCCGGTGCCAAAGCTGAAGCCGAGTGGAACCAGCGCTTCGACGCCTACGCCAAGGCGTACCCTGAGCTGGCTGCTGAGTTCAAGCGCCGTGACAGCGGCGAGCTGCCGGCTGACTTCTCCGAGAAGGCCCAGGCCTACATCAACGAAGTCGCTGCCAAAGGCGAGACCATTGCCAGCCGCAAGGCCAGCCAGAATGCCCTGAACGCCTTCGGCCCGCTGCTGCCTGAGTTCCTCGGCGGTTCGGCTGACCTGGCCGGTTCCAACCTGACCCTGTGGAAAGGTTGCAAGGGCGTCGACGCCCATGACGCTAGCGGCAACTACGTCTACTACGGCGTACGCGAGTTCGGCATGACCGCGATCATGAACGGCGTTGCCCTGCACGGCGGCCTGGTGCCTTACGGCGCGACCTTCCTGATGTTCATGGAATACGCCCGCAACGCGGTGCGCATGTCGGCCCTGATGAAGCAGCGCGTGATCCACGTCTACACCCACGACTCCATCGGCCTGGGCGAAGACGGCCCGACTCACCAGCCGATCGAGCAGCTGACCAGCCTGCGCAGCACGCCGAACCTGGACACCTGGCGCCCAGCTGACGCGGTCGAATCGGCCGTGTCCTGGAAAAACGCCCTGGAGCGCAAAGACGGCCCATCGGCGCTGATCTTCTCGCGTCAGAACCTGCAGCATCAGGACCGTAACGCCCAGCAGATCGCTGACATCAGCCGCGGTGGCTACATCCTCAAGGACTGCGCTGGCGAGCCAGAGCTGATCCTGATCGCCACCGGTTCCGAAGTGGGCCTGGCGGTTCAGGCCTTCGACAAGCTGAGCGAACAAGGCCGCAAGGTCCGCGTGGTTTCCATGCCGTGCACCAGCGTGTTCGACGCCCAGGACGCTGGCTACAAGCAGTCTGTACTGCCACTGGAAGTGGGTGCGCGCATCGCCATCGAAGCTGCCCACGCCGACTTCTGGTACAAGTACGTCGGCCTGGAAGGCCGTATCATCGGCATGACCACCTACGGTGAGTCGGCCCCGGCCTCTGCACTGTTCGAAGAATTCGGCTTCACCCTGGAGAATATCCTGGGCACCGCCGAAGAGCTGCTGGAAGACTGA
- the ligB gene encoding NAD-dependent DNA ligase LigB: MPFMLLFALLLSLHTSLAHASPCPDWDAKQAHAEVTHLRSTIAQWDDGYHRLGITQVADELYDQSRQRLEHWQQCFGLQAQPAPLATARGPITHPVPHTGVDKLGDEQAVGRWMAGKAGLWVQPKVDGVAVSLLYRQGQLVQLLSRGDGAQGHDWSRHIPHLDAITRQLPQALDLVLQGELYLRLDQHVQAQAGSAKARGTVAGLLARKQLSAEQGASIGLFVWDWPQGPSSQAERLSQLAQLGFPDSQRYSVAIDSIADAAHWRQHWYRSPLPFATDGVILRQSSRPPAERWQVKPPYWLAAWKYPYAQALAEVREVRFRVGRTGRVTPVLRLHPVKLDDRLITQVSLGSLARWQRLDIAPGDQVAISLAGLTIPRFEHVVHRAVQRQPVAAPQPGRYHPHSCWHADDGCDDQFIARLTWLSGKQGLAMPRTGPGTWQRLVGAGLVTSMTDWLQLDAQRLGQVPGISDATATQLLHAFEGARSQPFSRWLRALGAPVPGGIQLDGDWAQLSSRTADEWHAMPGIGAVRARQLEAFFTANETQAIAAQLSEAGVNAFQISNKPLAQ; encoded by the coding sequence ATGCCGTTCATGCTGTTGTTCGCACTGCTGCTATCGCTACATACCTCGCTGGCGCACGCCAGCCCCTGCCCCGACTGGGACGCCAAACAAGCCCACGCCGAGGTAACCCACCTTCGCAGCACGATTGCCCAATGGGACGACGGCTACCATCGCCTGGGCATCACCCAGGTAGCAGATGAACTGTATGACCAGAGCCGGCAACGCCTGGAACACTGGCAGCAATGCTTCGGCCTGCAGGCGCAACCCGCGCCACTGGCCACGGCGCGCGGCCCGATTACCCACCCCGTCCCGCATACAGGCGTCGACAAGCTGGGCGACGAGCAGGCCGTCGGCCGCTGGATGGCCGGCAAGGCTGGCCTGTGGGTGCAGCCGAAGGTCGATGGGGTGGCGGTATCCTTGCTCTACCGACAGGGGCAACTCGTACAGTTGTTGAGCCGGGGTGACGGGGCCCAGGGGCACGACTGGAGCCGCCACATCCCGCACCTCGATGCCATTACCCGGCAACTGCCCCAGGCCCTTGACCTGGTGTTGCAGGGTGAGCTGTATCTGCGCCTGGACCAGCACGTGCAAGCCCAGGCGGGCAGCGCCAAGGCGCGGGGCACCGTGGCAGGGCTGCTCGCCCGCAAGCAGCTCAGCGCTGAACAAGGCGCCAGCATCGGCCTGTTCGTCTGGGATTGGCCACAGGGCCCCAGCAGCCAGGCGGAGCGCCTGTCGCAGCTGGCACAACTGGGCTTCCCCGACAGCCAGCGCTACAGCGTTGCCATCGACTCCATCGCCGATGCCGCACACTGGCGCCAGCACTGGTACCGCTCACCTCTGCCCTTCGCCACCGACGGCGTCATCCTGCGCCAGAGCAGTCGGCCTCCTGCCGAGCGTTGGCAGGTCAAGCCGCCCTACTGGCTGGCAGCCTGGAAATACCCCTACGCCCAAGCCTTGGCAGAGGTACGTGAGGTACGCTTCCGAGTCGGTCGCACGGGCAGGGTCACGCCGGTGCTGCGCCTGCACCCGGTCAAGCTGGACGACCGGCTGATCACACAGGTCAGCCTGGGCTCACTGGCACGCTGGCAGCGCCTCGACATTGCGCCGGGTGATCAGGTAGCAATCAGCCTGGCCGGCCTGACCATTCCGCGTTTCGAGCACGTGGTGCACCGCGCGGTCCAACGCCAGCCGGTTGCAGCGCCGCAACCGGGGCGCTACCACCCCCATAGCTGCTGGCACGCAGACGACGGTTGCGACGATCAGTTCATTGCGCGGCTTACGTGGCTCAGTGGCAAGCAGGGGCTGGCAATGCCGCGCACCGGGCCAGGTACGTGGCAACGCCTGGTCGGGGCTGGGTTGGTCACTTCGATGACGGATTGGCTGCAACTCGATGCTCAGCGCCTGGGCCAGGTACCGGGCATCAGCGACGCCACCGCCACGCAGCTGCTGCACGCCTTCGAAGGCGCCCGATCACAGCCCTTCTCCCGCTGGCTGCGCGCGCTTGGCGCACCCGTACCGGGTGGCATCCAGCTCGACGGTGATTGGGCGCAGCTGTCCTCGCGCACGGCCGATGAGTGGCACGCCATGCCGGGTATCGGCGCAGTGCGCGCGCGTCAGCTGGAAGCGTTTTTTACGGCCAACGAAACTCAAGCCATTGCGGCGCAGTTAAGCGAGGCCGGCGTGAACGCGTTCCAAATCAGCAACAAACCGCTCGCGCAATGA
- a CDS encoding phosphoglycerate kinase, with translation MTVLKMTDLDLQGKRVLIREDLNVPVKDGVVASDARILAALPTIKLALEKGAAVMVCSHLGRPTEGEFSAENSLKPVADYLSKALGRDVPLIADYLEGVEVKAGDLVLFENVRFNKGEKKNADELAQKYAALCDVFVMDAFGTAHRAEGSTHGVAKFAKVAAAGPLLAAELDALGKALKAPAKPMAAIVAGSKVSTKLDVLNSLSTVCDLLIVGGGIANTFLAAAGHPVGKSLYEPDLVDTAKAIAAKVNVPLPVDVVVAKEFAESAEATVKAIADVAADDMILDIGPQTAANFAELLKSSQTILWNGPVGVFEFDQFGNGTKVLAKAIAESAAFSIAGGGDTLAAIDKYGVGADISYISTGGGAFLEFVEGKVLPAVAILEERAKA, from the coding sequence ATGACCGTGTTGAAGATGACCGACCTCGACCTGCAAGGTAAACGCGTACTGATCCGCGAAGACCTCAACGTGCCTGTGAAGGACGGTGTGGTAGCCAGCGACGCGCGTATCCTGGCAGCGCTGCCGACCATCAAGCTGGCCCTGGAAAAGGGCGCGGCGGTAATGGTCTGCTCGCACCTGGGCCGCCCGACCGAAGGTGAATTCTCTGCCGAGAACAGCCTCAAGCCGGTCGCCGACTACTTGAGCAAAGCCCTGGGCCGTGACGTGCCGCTGATCGCCGACTACCTGGAAGGTGTCGAGGTCAAGGCCGGTGACCTGGTGCTGTTCGAGAACGTGCGCTTCAACAAGGGCGAGAAAAAGAACGCCGACGAGCTGGCGCAGAAATACGCTGCCCTGTGCGACGTGTTCGTGATGGACGCGTTCGGCACTGCCCACCGCGCCGAAGGTTCGACCCATGGCGTGGCCAAGTTCGCCAAAGTCGCCGCTGCCGGCCCACTGCTGGCCGCCGAGCTGGATGCCCTGGGCAAGGCGCTGAAAGCCCCGGCCAAGCCAATGGCGGCCATCGTCGCTGGCTCCAAGGTGTCGACCAAACTCGACGTGCTGAACAGCCTGAGCACCGTTTGCGACCTGCTGATCGTCGGTGGTGGCATCGCCAACACCTTCCTGGCGGCTGCTGGCCACCCCGTCGGCAAGTCGCTGTACGAGCCTGACCTGGTCGACACCGCCAAGGCCATCGCTGCCAAGGTCAACGTACCGCTGCCGGTCGACGTGGTGGTTGCCAAGGAATTCGCCGAAAGCGCCGAAGCGACCGTCAAGGCCATTGCCGACGTTGCCGCTGACGACATGATCCTGGACATCGGCCCGCAAACCGCTGCCAACTTCGCCGAGCTGCTGAAGTCGTCGCAGACCATTCTGTGGAATGGCCCAGTTGGCGTGTTCGAGTTCGACCAGTTCGGCAACGGCACCAAAGTGCTGGCCAAAGCCATCGCCGAAAGCGCCGCGTTCTCCATCGCGGGCGGTGGTGACACCCTGGCGGCGATCGACAAATATGGCGTTGGCGCCGATATCTCCTACATTTCTACCGGTGGTGGCGCGTTCCTCGAGTTCGTCGAGGGCAAGGTCCTGCCGGCTGTGGCAATCCTGGAAGAGCGGGCCAAGGCCTGA
- a CDS encoding murein transglycosylase A has product MKFALRHLAWTLPALALLAGCNGGENAKPEPHAIATYASATWQDLPSVSDTDLVAGFHAWRNGCEKLKRDAVWATTCEAAASVPDDARQIRAFLQQNLQVYGLRSAENNANGLITGYYEPVYPGSLKPTETNHVAVYGVPDDMIVVDLASVYPELKGKRLRGRLDGRVLKPYDTAEVINREGVKAPVLAWLTDPMDLQFLQIQGSGRVQLEDGRQLRLGYADQNGHPYRPIGRWLVEQGQLKKEDVSMGSIHAWAQANPQRVPELLASNPSYVFFSTRPDSNEGPRGSLNVPLTAGYSVAIDRKVIPLGSLLWLSTTRPDGTPVVRPVGAQDTGGAIAGEVRADLFWGTGPEAGELAGNMKQQGQIWMLWPKGKPLPEVPKVP; this is encoded by the coding sequence ATGAAATTCGCCCTGCGCCACCTGGCCTGGACACTCCCGGCACTGGCCCTGCTGGCCGGCTGCAACGGCGGCGAGAACGCCAAACCTGAGCCCCATGCCATTGCCACCTATGCCAGTGCCACCTGGCAGGACCTGCCCAGCGTCAGCGACACCGACCTGGTTGCCGGCTTCCACGCGTGGCGCAATGGCTGTGAAAAACTCAAGCGCGACGCCGTCTGGGCCACCACCTGCGAGGCCGCTGCCAGCGTGCCGGACGATGCACGGCAAATACGCGCCTTCCTGCAGCAAAACCTGCAGGTCTATGGCTTGCGCTCGGCCGAGAACAACGCCAACGGCCTGATCACTGGCTACTACGAGCCGGTCTACCCGGGCAGCCTGAAACCGACCGAAACCAACCACGTAGCGGTGTACGGCGTGCCCGACGACATGATCGTGGTCGACCTCGCCAGCGTGTACCCAGAGCTCAAGGGCAAGCGCCTGCGCGGGCGACTCGATGGCCGGGTGCTCAAGCCTTACGACACAGCCGAAGTCATCAACCGTGAGGGCGTAAAAGCCCCGGTGCTGGCCTGGCTGACCGACCCGATGGACTTGCAGTTCCTGCAGATACAGGGTTCGGGCCGGGTACAACTGGAAGATGGCCGCCAGCTGCGCCTGGGCTACGCCGACCAAAATGGCCACCCCTACCGGCCGATCGGGCGTTGGCTGGTGGAACAGGGCCAGTTGAAGAAGGAAGACGTCAGCATGGGCAGCATTCATGCCTGGGCCCAGGCCAACCCGCAGCGGGTACCAGAGCTGCTGGCCAGCAACCCTAGCTACGTGTTTTTCAGCACCCGCCCCGACAGTAACGAAGGCCCGCGCGGCTCGCTCAACGTGCCACTGACGGCCGGCTACAGCGTGGCGATCGACCGCAAGGTGATTCCGTTGGGCAGCCTGCTGTGGTTATCCACTACGCGCCCGGATGGTACCCCGGTGGTGCGGCCGGTAGGCGCTCAGGATACCGGGGGTGCGATTGCCGGTGAGGTACGTGCAGACCTGTTCTGGGGGACCGGGCCAGAAGCCGGTGAGCTGGCCGGGAACATGAAGCAGCAAGGGCAGATCTGGATGCTGTGGCCTAAAGGCAAACCGCTGCCTGAAGTACCGAAAGTGCCTTGA
- the epd gene encoding erythrose-4-phosphate dehydrogenase: MPHPRPYKVALNGYGRIGRCVLRALFERGAKAGFEIVALNDLADQASLEYLTRFDSTHGRFPGEVRVDGDCLHINGDCVKVMRSATPEGIDWAALDIDLVLECSGAYNTRADGQRFLDAGAPRVLFSQPMASEADVDATVVYGINQACLTGNERLVSNASCTTNCGVPLLRVLDQAFGIEYVQITTIHSAMNDQPVIDAYHHEDLRRTRSAFQSVIPVSTGLARGIERLLPELAGRIQAKAVRVPTVNVSCLDITLQTARDTSAAEVNRVLREAALEGPLKGLLAYTELPHASCDFNHDPHSAIVDASQTRVSGPRLVNLLAWFDNEWGFANRMLDVAEHYLHVVQPTRNKQP; this comes from the coding sequence ATGCCCCACCCGCGTCCCTACAAAGTTGCACTCAACGGTTATGGCCGCATCGGCCGCTGTGTCCTGCGCGCGTTGTTCGAGCGGGGGGCGAAGGCCGGTTTCGAGATTGTTGCGTTGAACGACCTGGCCGATCAGGCCAGCCTCGAGTACCTGACACGCTTCGACTCCACCCACGGGCGTTTCCCTGGGGAAGTGAGGGTCGACGGCGACTGTCTGCATATTAACGGCGACTGCGTGAAGGTGATGCGCAGCGCCACCCCGGAAGGCATCGACTGGGCCGCCCTGGACATCGACCTGGTGCTGGAGTGCTCCGGCGCCTACAACACCCGCGCCGATGGCCAGCGTTTTCTTGATGCCGGCGCGCCACGGGTGCTGTTCTCGCAGCCCATGGCCAGCGAGGCGGACGTGGACGCCACGGTGGTGTACGGCATCAACCAGGCATGCCTGACGGGCAACGAGCGCCTGGTGTCCAACGCGTCTTGCACCACCAACTGCGGCGTGCCGCTGTTGCGCGTGCTGGACCAGGCGTTCGGCATCGAATACGTGCAGATCACCACCATCCACTCGGCGATGAACGACCAGCCGGTGATCGACGCTTATCACCACGAAGACCTGCGCCGTACGCGCTCTGCGTTCCAGTCGGTGATCCCGGTGTCCACGGGCCTTGCGCGCGGCATCGAGCGGCTGCTGCCGGAACTTGCCGGGCGAATTCAGGCCAAAGCGGTACGCGTGCCGACCGTCAACGTCTCATGCCTGGACATCACGCTGCAGACCGCCCGCGACACCAGCGCCGCCGAGGTCAACCGGGTGCTGCGCGAGGCAGCGCTGGAGGGCCCGCTCAAAGGATTGCTGGCCTATACCGAGCTGCCCCACGCCAGCTGTGATTTCAACCACGACCCGCATTCGGCGATCGTCGATGCCAGCCAGACCCGTGTTTCCGGCCCCCGCCTGGTAAACCTGCTGGCTTGGTTCGACAACGAATGGGGGTTCGCCAACCGTATGCTCGACGTTGCCGAACACTATCTGCACGTCGTTCAACCAACCCGCAACAAACAGCCCTGA
- a CDS encoding c-type cytochrome, producing the protein MFKRLTVVLLAALALSACDRVDPNSPLGQRKAIFKDMLKTSEDLGGMLRGRLPFDGVKFSDGAVKLDSLSHQPWQHFPQARDGGDSSARAEVWERQARFHDLARQLEGVTGELVDATRGQPLEAAQLKGPMDRVEAACKACHTEFRNH; encoded by the coding sequence ATGTTCAAGCGATTGACCGTTGTTCTGCTCGCAGCCCTTGCCCTGAGTGCCTGTGACCGTGTGGACCCGAACTCGCCGCTGGGCCAGCGCAAGGCGATCTTCAAGGACATGCTCAAGACCAGCGAGGACCTGGGTGGCATGCTGCGCGGCCGTTTGCCGTTCGACGGGGTGAAGTTCTCCGACGGGGCCGTGAAGCTCGACAGCCTGTCGCACCAGCCGTGGCAGCACTTCCCCCAAGCGCGCGATGGCGGTGACAGCAGCGCGCGAGCGGAGGTGTGGGAGCGTCAGGCGCGGTTCCATGACCTTGCCCGGCAACTGGAGGGCGTGACCGGTGAATTGGTCGATGCTACCCGGGGCCAGCCGCTGGAGGCGGCGCAGTTGAAGGGACCGATGGACAGGGTCGAGGCTGCGTGCAAGGCTTGCCATACTGAATTCCGCAATCATTGA
- a CDS encoding ArsR/SmtB family transcription factor produces the protein MNLRAQSIPQRSDTLAALCKASGDALRLNVLRALASDSFGVLELAQIFDIGQSGMSHHLKVLAQAELVATRREGNAIFYRRALPDSLRLGGRLHTALLEEVDDLTLPPAVQARIAQVQQRRAATSQDFFLRVEEKFRAQQDLIAGLPQYRESLLALLDKLNFAPTASALEVGPGDGGFLPDLARRFATVTALDNSPTMLELARQVCQRERLDNVNLQLADALNATDVAADCVVLNMVLHHFSDPALALRQLAKRVKAGGSLLVTELCSHDQGWARDACGDLWLGFEQDDLARWANSAGLVPGDSLYVGLRNGFQIQVRHFQRATGDIHHR, from the coding sequence ATGAACCTCCGTGCGCAATCGATCCCTCAGCGAAGCGACACCCTGGCCGCCCTGTGCAAAGCCAGTGGCGACGCGCTGCGCCTGAATGTTTTGCGCGCATTGGCCAGCGATTCGTTTGGCGTGCTCGAACTGGCGCAAATCTTCGACATCGGCCAGTCCGGCATGAGCCATCACCTAAAGGTGCTGGCCCAGGCCGAGCTGGTGGCGACCCGGCGCGAGGGCAACGCGATTTTCTACCGCCGCGCCCTGCCCGACAGCCTACGCCTGGGCGGGCGTCTGCACACGGCGTTGCTCGAAGAAGTCGACGACCTGACCTTGCCACCTGCAGTGCAGGCGCGCATCGCCCAGGTGCAGCAACGCCGCGCAGCCACCAGCCAGGACTTTTTCCTGCGCGTGGAAGAAAAATTCCGCGCCCAGCAAGACCTGATCGCCGGCCTGCCGCAGTACCGCGAAAGCCTGCTGGCGCTGCTCGACAAGCTGAACTTCGCGCCCACCGCCAGCGCGCTGGAAGTAGGCCCCGGCGACGGCGGCTTCCTGCCGGACCTGGCACGGCGCTTCGCCACGGTGACCGCCCTGGACAACAGCCCGACCATGCTCGAGCTGGCCCGCCAGGTCTGCCAGCGTGAGCGCCTGGACAACGTGAACCTGCAGTTGGCCGATGCACTGAATGCAACGGATGTGGCAGCCGACTGCGTTGTGCTGAACATGGTGCTGCACCATTTCAGCGACCCGGCCCTGGCCCTGCGCCAGCTGGCCAAACGGGTGAAAGCGGGCGGCAGCCTGCTGGTCACCGAACTGTGCAGCCATGACCAGGGGTGGGCGCGCGATGCCTGCGGCGACCTCTGGCTGGGCTTCGAACAGGACGACCTGGCCCGTTGGGCCAATAGTGCCGGGCTGGTCCCCGGGGACAGCCTCTATGTGGGCTTGCGCAACGGTTTCCAGATACAGGTCCGCCATTTTCAGCGGGCGACTGGCGACATACACCATCGGTAA
- a CDS encoding DUF1090 domain-containing protein, protein MKRISTLFLLATLGLAAGAVQAAEPDAGLTGCAAKRSAIENQLKIAREHGNSDQVAGLEQALEGAKNCTETSLRKEREQKVLDARHEVAQREKDLKKAEKKGDAEKINKRKDKLAESRKELQEAVDELDR, encoded by the coding sequence ATGAAACGTATTTCGACTCTTTTCTTGCTCGCAACACTGGGCCTCGCTGCTGGCGCCGTGCAGGCTGCCGAGCCGGATGCTGGCCTGACTGGCTGCGCGGCCAAACGCAGCGCCATCGAGAACCAACTGAAGATTGCCCGCGAACACGGCAACAGTGACCAGGTTGCGGGGCTCGAGCAGGCACTGGAAGGTGCAAAAAACTGTACAGAAACCAGCCTGCGCAAAGAGCGTGAACAAAAGGTGCTCGATGCGCGCCATGAGGTCGCGCAACGCGAAAAAGACCTGAAGAAGGCCGAAAAGAAAGGCGATGCTGAAAAGATAAACAAGCGTAAAGACAAACTCGCCGAGTCGCGCAAAGAACTGCAGGAAGCGGTCGACGAACTCGACCGCTGA
- the metK gene encoding methionine adenosyltransferase, with the protein MSEYSLFTSESVSEGHPDKIADQISDAVLDAIIAQDKYARVACETLVKTGVAIIAGEVSTSAWVDLEELVRKVIIDIGYNSSDVGFDGATCAVMNIIGKQSVDIAQGVDRSKPEDQGAGDQGLMFGYASNETDVLMPAPICFSHRLVERQAEARKSRLLPWLRPDAKSQVTCRYENGKVVGIDAVVLSTQHNPEVSQKDLQEAVMELIVKHTLPAELLHKDTQYHINPTGNFIIGGPVGDCGLTGRKIIVDSYGGMARHGGGAFSGKDPSKVDRSAAYAGRYVAKNIVAAGLAERCEIQVSYAIGVAQPTSISINTFGTGKVSDDKIVQLVRECFDLRPYAITKMLDLLHPMYQETAAYGHFGRTPQQKTVGDDTFTTFTWERTDRAQSLRDAAGL; encoded by the coding sequence ATGAGCGAATACTCCCTTTTCACCTCCGAGTCCGTGTCCGAAGGGCATCCGGACAAGATCGCCGACCAGATTTCGGACGCTGTCCTTGATGCCATCATCGCTCAGGACAAATACGCCCGCGTGGCCTGCGAAACCTTGGTCAAGACCGGTGTCGCCATCATCGCTGGCGAAGTGTCCACGTCCGCCTGGGTCGACCTCGAAGAACTGGTACGTAAAGTCATCATCGACATCGGCTACAACAGCTCCGACGTCGGCTTCGACGGCGCCACCTGCGCGGTGATGAACATCATCGGCAAGCAGTCCGTGGACATCGCCCAGGGCGTCGACCGCTCCAAGCCGGAAGACCAGGGCGCTGGCGACCAGGGCCTGATGTTCGGCTACGCCAGCAACGAAACCGACGTGCTGATGCCAGCACCGATCTGCTTCTCGCACCGTCTGGTCGAGCGCCAGGCCGAAGCGCGCAAGTCGCGCCTGCTGCCGTGGCTGCGCCCGGACGCCAAGTCGCAGGTCACCTGCCGTTACGAAAATGGCAAGGTAGTCGGCATCGACGCGGTGGTCCTGTCGACCCAGCACAACCCTGAGGTCTCGCAAAAAGACCTGCAGGAAGCGGTGATGGAGCTGATCGTCAAGCACACCCTGCCGGCCGAACTGCTGCACAAAGATACCCAGTACCACATCAACCCGACCGGCAACTTCATCATCGGTGGCCCGGTGGGTGACTGTGGCCTGACCGGCCGCAAGATCATCGTCGACTCCTACGGCGGCATGGCCCGCCACGGTGGTGGCGCGTTCTCCGGCAAGGACCCGTCCAAGGTCGACCGTTCCGCCGCCTACGCCGGTCGCTACGTGGCCAAGAACATCGTCGCCGCCGGCCTGGCCGAGCGTTGCGAGATCCAGGTCTCCTACGCCATTGGCGTAGCTCAGCCAACCTCCATCTCGATCAACACCTTCGGTACCGGCAAGGTCTCCGACGACAAGATCGTCCAACTGGTGCGCGAGTGCTTCGACCTGCGTCCGTACGCGATCACCAAGATGCTCGACCTGCTCCACCCGATGTACCAGGAAACCGCGGCCTACGGCCACTTCGGCCGCACCCCGCAGCAGAAGACAGTCGGCGACGACACCTTCACCACCTTCACCTGGGAACGCACCGACCGCGCCCAGTCGCTGCGTGACGCTGCCGGCCTGTAA
- a CDS encoding MliC family protein, with product MKALMAIAALATLAGCSLLQPAQPAPADNWTRWVCDTQTEVLWRFADAQQDSVDVRLGGGDQVYRLKSEPSASGAMYSDGVLAFHTKGEEGLVYWVATNDLIGRGCKAP from the coding sequence ATGAAAGCGCTTATGGCCATCGCGGCCCTGGCGACACTGGCAGGATGCTCACTGCTGCAGCCGGCGCAACCCGCCCCGGCAGACAACTGGACCCGTTGGGTCTGTGACACCCAGACTGAAGTGCTGTGGCGCTTCGCGGATGCACAACAAGATTCGGTCGACGTACGCCTTGGCGGCGGCGACCAGGTCTACCGGCTCAAATCCGAGCCGAGCGCGTCGGGCGCGATGTACAGCGATGGCGTGCTGGCCTTCCACACCAAAGGCGAAGAAGGCCTGGTGTACTGGGTGGCAACCAACGATCTGATAGGGCGGGGCTGCAAGGCACCGTGA